One Campylobacter pinnipediorum subsp. caledonicus genomic window carries:
- a CDS encoding chemotaxis protein CheW produces MSNNKLNEVLQKQKKQIEGPEDTRSEDIIQLVGFVVGDEEYAIPILNIQEIIKPIEYTRVPSVPEYVLGVFNLRGNVIPLIDLRKRFALNAGKQSSSTRYIVMKDDENIAGFVIDRLTEAIRINRNRIDPPPETLVKDKGMIYGIGKRDQNILTILKVESLLKRDF; encoded by the coding sequence ATGAGCAATAATAAATTAAATGAAGTCTTACAAAAGCAAAAAAAACAGATAGAAGGTCCTGAAGATACTAGAAGCGAAGATATTATTCAATTAGTCGGCTTTGTGGTTGGTGATGAAGAATATGCTATACCAATTTTAAACATTCAAGAGATAATAAAGCCGATAGAGTATACTCGTGTTCCAAGTGTTCCTGAGTATGTTTTGGGTGTATTTAATTTAAGAGGTAATGTTATACCTCTTATAGACTTAAGAAAGAGATTTGCTTTAAATGCAGGAAAGCAAAGTAGCAGCACTAGATATATTGTTATGAAAGATGATGAGAATATTGCTGGATTTGTTATAGATAGATTGACAGAAGCTATTCGTATAAATAGAAACAGGATTGATCCGCCGCCTGAGACTTTGGTAAAAGATAAAGGAATGATATACGGTATAGGTAAAAGAGATCAAAATATACTTACTATT